The DNA sequence tgcCCGGTTCTCGCCTTCatcgctcgtcagatattagcaacccattcttcaacggttgcggttgaacaagcatttagcgctggatgattagttttggactctcgccgttcaagattaagcctagagtccgtggaagctcaagcttgtgtcgacaattggacgagggcgaaatttcgacaccaagagctggatcgagaacacgaattttttagcgatgattgtggagataccaccgccacgggtaccacaacgggtagcgacgattgacgatgagctaagttggggttatcaaaggtaaaagaactacatgagttttgattcttctatccccaagaagatatgtaggcacttaatgataattcattaagttcaagcccattcatcctttcttcccctttttttcccacattttattacaatgtacaatttgattatattttataatttataatttattatgtttattttattatttattattttaaaaattaaattaaaaaaggaaccggaaggaatcggcccgggaaccggctcggaaccggtattttcaagggccggttcccgttccaccttttcgtggaacagGAACTGTCGGTTCATGaacatgaaccggaaccggaaccggctacCTCTACCGTGGCATGTAGCTTCTCAAGCACCACTTGTAAATGGGCTTCAAATATAttagttttgtatttttttttatttttataagtaaaagaaaaaataaaataaaatatgtaaaAACTATTTTGAAACGCCGCCGCCAACCCGCTGTGGCCATCGGGTCGCCGTTACCGGAtgctggagaaaaaggaaaataaaaaataaaataaaaaattacttttctaaatataaataatatttaaaaatttaaaaaagtatttttaaaaaaatataaaaaattcaattgcatgaaagtattttagcagtatcattttttcttaataaattataagaaataaatatttcatgatttggttaaatatataagtatttaagtaaGACAAGTCAAGTTGGGTATGAATTGGATATGGATTGGGTATGGATTGCACCGGATAAGGGTCGTTAAATTTGTTTTATACGAAAATGGGTTAAAACGGGTCATTATGAGTTGGACCAAATTTGATCCAACCcatccatttgacacctctaaaaGTATCTCATAAACTCCTTTTAAACTCATATTATAAATCATTTCCCCGTGTTGTCgcccaaaatttttatgaattttatctgaataataaatattatttataaatgGTAAATTGCTATTTATGATTGCTGAATAAAGACTCGATCAGTTTTTTTTAGATTCAAATAACATGCAATATCTCGTAAACTCCTATTGATGAATTGACAAATGTAGTTTCCAGAAATTTCATTTCATCATGCATAGCCAATTCCCAATTGTATTGGTCGGTCATGACACGCGCTATACTACGCGTGGTTCTTTTTTATTGTTCGACACGCGAAATCTTGCAGTCTGTTAGCCAATCGCCCGTcatttcctctccctctccctctccctctcgctcctTCGGAGAAGACGAGGTATgcattattttctcttcttcttcttcttctactatcGTTGATGAACAGCGAATTCGTCAATCGATCGGTTTCTGTTTTGTTTTGGGTTTGGGGGTTTCCTCTGGTCTTTCGTTTCTGTACTAGAAGAAGTATGCCGATTCGCTCCCAGAAACCTAGTAGTTCGACGTTTTTCATGTTTGACTTGGACGGATTGAGATTCTTGGATAAAGCGAATTGAGTGCATATTTCCCCCTTGTGTATATCAGAATCATGGGATTCGCATATTGATTTTTACTGGTTTGCGTCTGTTGCAGATTGAGCTCACCTGACCGTTTGGTCTGTTCTTACTTTACTCGAAAATGGCTCTTCGATGTTGAATTTGATACCTTGAGCGTAGTATTCCTTTAGTCATTCCATTCGGTTggcttgagaagagttttaacAGCAATGCTTGGTAGATGCTAAGCGTGGTCAACAAAATCAGTAGATGGAGTAATGTGGTGCACTCTGATTGGGTGTTGAATATGGTAAAACTCCGTCCATTGTTGTAATATTGAGTGCCTTTAGTTACATGGAGGGACGCTTTCTTTGATGCTCATTGCTCATGGAAGACATCTCTATGAGCAGAATGAAGGGAGAGGAAACTTTGTGTATACACCCAATACCCTCTTCTTTTTTAGGGAAGGTAGAAAAGAACACTTCTTATCTGTGTGAATgaagccaagagagagagagagagagagagagggagagagttatCTTGAGATTATTCTTATTTCAACTGAGCCGACAGACAGGAGACTTGGCTAAGTGTCAGACATTGCTCGCCCAGCAATGGTGGACAAGAATAAGAACACATTGGATTTTCTTCAAACGTGATTTGTAAGCTCTAGGAGCTTTTCTAGTTTAATTTACTTTTAAGAATTGGGATATAGTTGACTAGCACTTTTGAAGTGGAATTCTTCAGGCATCTTTCTCGTGAATTCTTTCAGTTGATTCTTCCAAATAGTTAAGAGGAGCTTCATCATGATCAGGTGAATGAGCGCGTGATTTCATCACTTGTGGTATCGGTGGCTTATAACTGTTGACATTGTTCAAAGCTCATACCCCTTCATGAGTGGAGGGACACTTCCATGGTATTAGTTTACTCGATCGAGCTACATTATGAACCACCAAGTACTACAGTGAAAATAGACCTCCTTGATCTCTACATTGATATTACTCTATCCATCCTGTTCAGGATAGAATAAGATCAAACAAAAATTTATGCTTCTTATGACCAATCAAAATTAAATCTTGAACCAATGGTAGAGTAATTTGCAATTTCTGCATTTACTATGCTGCATGCCAACAAAGGATTGAAGCTTCGGGAAGCACTACAAAGCATTAACCTTATGTTCGTTGGTCACATTCTGATATACTGAAACTATGTACCACCAATTGTCTAGAATAAGAAAATCTCTGCCAGCACATGTGGACATTGGGCGCCTGCAGGTCTCTTATCATGGGTTTGCTTACTGTGCCTATATAGGGCAAATGTAGTgttaaattgaattagcatGCCTAGAAGCACCAGGTAGTTGTGTATATGAAGACTCACGAGCTTATTGTACTTTGTCCAGGTCCATTGTAACCTACTGCCAGCCATTTTCAAGATTTCACAACCATGTATCCAGGTGGTTATACGGCTGAAATCACAGGCTTATCACCGAGATCCACAGAAAAggatgtttatgatttttttgctcattgCGGTGCGATTGAATACATTGAAATAATAAGGTTCCTTTCCATCATATCTCCTTCTCGTTGCTGATTTAATACCCTTATTcatcttacaatttttttgactgGTTTTGGTCTTTATAACCTTTCAATGTTGAACGGACTCTTAGGCTAATTGTTTCTTATTGATGTGTGTGGCTGGATGAAACAAACATGGAAACAGTGCCAATGGTTTCCTTTTTACTCATATTTTCCTGTGTCTTATATTGAACAGACAGATTAGACACTGTGGATGTCATTGACTTGATTTTGAAGACATAAGCTTTGTTTATCTGAATAATGGACTAAATACTATGTTTCCTTCAGCCTGCTTGACTTGATAAATCTGTCAGTTTGACATCATGGAGGACCGATGACCTTAATTAGGGTCCTACAGCATTGTCTCACTTTGGATGCACAGTGCTACTAGTCATGATTAATCAGTGAAAAAGGGCTGAATTTTGGTCCCAATTTGATCTTCTCATTACTAGTCATTTTTTTGCATCTTATATCTAGCTGACATTTGTGGACGTCATTGACTTGATTTTAAGACAAGCTCTGTTTATGTGAATAATGGATGTTACTTTGCACATTTTCTCTGGCATGCTTGAATTGATAAATCTTCTATTTGATATTGTGGAGGATCTATGTTTATTCTCACAGAGCTGGCATTTTCTCATTTGGAGTCGCAGTACACCATTTATCAGTAATCAGTGAAAAAAGGCTGGATTAGTATTCTGTTATCTTTGTCTAATCTATATAGATGGGCGCTTAAAAGTGACTTACTTTAAATCTATTACAAACATTGTAGATTATCTTTCATGAGGTCAGAGAAGAACTAGCATTTTTCATGTCGGTTCCTCAGTTGTGTGTCTAACAAGTCCACCAAGGAGGCTAGCTGCTATTTTCTTACTCAAGCTCAGACATCACCCGATGGAAATACTTCTACAAAATATTTCCGGATTCATAtaaattttgttattaaaaTTCTGAATGACAAGGTTTTCCCAAAGGATCTCATTCCATGCATCTTAACATGTGAACATACTTGTTCGGATTTTTGCTTTTCGAAGGTTGCAACTTGCGAGACTTAGACTTAGTGATGGGttgattattcttttttccccaTTAGAAAGGAATTTGGCGCTACGCTTTTTGTGTTAGAAAGTTTTAATAGCAGGCCATTCTGTGATTCGCATCTCACTGATAGTGACACAATGTCTATGACTCGCAAGTCTTCCTTTAGATTCTTGCTAGAGTGACACTGCATCTTcatcttaataaattttgtttgatttaaaATCTAGGTCTGGTGAATATGCTCGTACGGCTCATGTGACTTTTAAGGATGCTTACGCTCTGGAGACTGCTTTATTGCTCAGTGTGAGTGACCCCTCtcacttcaagaaaaaaaactaactggagtttctttttttcttttgaaattagtGTTGGAAACCCCTTGGTCATTAAGTGTTATGGTGCTTAACCCACTCAATTCTTACTCTTCCATAGAGGTTTAATACTGATGTTGCATGTAGTACATTAGTTCTTTGTAGTTCCATGGGAAATTCTGGAAGTACTTTGGGTAGCTTTTCCTGTGGGGTAAACTTTGAAAGTTCTTGTTTCTTCATATAAAACCTTGCTTACACCTAACCCTTCAAGCACCTTGTACTGATATGATTTGTCAGGGAGCTACAATTGGAGACCGACATGTAGGCATTTCACGCTGGGGAGCATTTATAGATGACTCAGATCCTTGGAATGGTTCTTCGAAGAAGTCTGATGATGTCACTAGTGTTGTGGTATTTGAAGCATTTCACTTTTACCAGTAATGACGAATTgttggttcatttttttttttgctgggtCAGTTTACAAAATGAAGATTAGCAAATTTCTGCAGGCTTGAACTCATGTTCAAATGAAGATGCATAGTTTGGTTGAAGTTGTATGCTGTTTACTAGTCTGAGATATATAAATGTGGCAGAAAAAGAAACGTACTGTATCAGGCAACAAGTTGAGGAGCTTATGCTCGTCCAATGGACAGAATGTCATAAGCTctcattttgaaatttgggaTGTTTCTGAAGTGAGCGCTTAAGATATCAAGTCAATTTAGTCATGGCTAATTATTAGTCGacaatgagttgaaaatttgtTGGCTTGCAGGGAATTCAAGAACAATttccaaaatgaaattgaaacttgttttcttgtttgcttCTTTAGCCAACATAATCAGACTGTAATGTTTTAGTAGTTTGTATAGTTCTACTTTATCATGTGGTAAGGTCAGTGCATAACTTGATCATCTTGTGAAACCAGATTGTGAATAGAGTGCACATCTCTAGGTGAAGCTGATGATATTGCACAATAAGAAAAACTTCAACGGGTTCTTTTCTCTAGGTTCTGAATTCATCCTCACGCTCAGATATCtctgaaaaaatatatttccatGGACAGGCTACTCATGCAATGCCTATGGTTTCCTCCCCGAGTGAAGCTGTGACACTTGCACAGGAAGTTGTCATGACAATGATGGCCAAGGGATATGATCTGGGCAAAGACGCATTGACGAAAGCCAAGGCTTTTGACGACTCGCATCAGGTGTCATCCACTGCGGCTGCGAAGGTTGCAGAGCTAAGCGACAGAATGGGCCTCACCGATAAGATAACTGCAGGCAGGGAAGTCGTGAGATCCGTCGACGAGAAGTACCACATCTCTGATATCACCAGATCAGCGGTCCTTGCAACAGGAACTGCTGCTGTTGTTGCGGCAACAGTTACAGGAGAAGCAGCTGTATCAGCTGCTCATGCAGTTGTTAACAGCAGCTACTTCTCGAGGGGAGCTCTTTGGGTTTCAGATGTCCTGAATCGAGTGGCTAAAGCTGCGTCTGACTTGGCTAACCATGGTGGTAAATAAAATCAGTATCTTTATTGTTCATAAAGATACTGACCCATCATGGTTATGCAGATATATGAATAAGTAATGGTGGTTGCTCTCTCAGCAGTTATATGTGTGTCATTAAGATGGCAATTGAATTGTAGACATCTTGGTCTGGTTGTGCATAGTTCAGCCTTTTGTGTTCATGAAACTCAGTTAGAACTTGGTGATTATGGATCACTTTGCGCCAGACATTGTCTCCCACGTGATGTCGAAATCATGCCTAATGCCCCATATATCGGAATTTGCAGGCTTCACATTTGATGGTGCTTTATGAAGAGTAAAGTTGTAAGAGAATGAGTTGGAGATTAACCAGATAATTAGCAATGACATGTGAAAGCTAAGCACCTGACTGGTCTAAGAAGGCAATTGCAGTGGACATGAGATCCCTAGAGTTGACAGCCACTCCTTGAGATAATCTGATATTTAAACTTAATATAGTgacatttttcctcttttccccaTGTATTTTTTCGTTCCCAATTGAGCATCTCTATCTCCCAACTGTCGTTTCAAAGTGGTTCCTTTCATATTTAAGGGACGGCAATGTTCTTTTATTTGAGAGCTGAAAACCGGTTTCTTCCCTGAATGATCTTGCACATTACTAGGTCAAATGAtggggtttttctttttgattgtTCGAAAAATGGTCTGTTGCAGTGCTCCGCCACTAATTGACGTTGCAttgcatattttctttattCTGCCATAACCAAATGTAGTTTTCTAGCCCTGGAACACCATCGATCGAACGACGTTGCACATACAGAAGGTCTAGTTGGGAGGAGTAGTAAGTCAATTATGGAATTGAGCGTCTCCGATTGGATCATTGCATTGCTTAACGGCTCTTAGAAACATGTGATCCTCAATTTGCTGAACTGCGCTCAACTCATTTGGCTAAAGCGCCCACAAAGACACAGGACAAAAGAACCTTAAGGGTAGCATTATTTAGTCCTTCATCTTGTGCAGGCATCTCGAATCCTACAGGGTCACGGTCACAACGATTTGCGCAGCAGCTATTGTTACGAACAGATGCATGCAATATCTATCCCACGGTTGAATGCTGGTGAGTGATTATCACTGGATTGGAAAAGCTTCCATTGGTAGTCGCTAATTCTTTTCATCGGTCAATTTATCTTGTTCACCTTGAATGTGGTAGGAGGGAGTGGTCCAGCACTGGAATTTGCCGTTGGACAATTCTCAACTGTTTCCTACCATCTGAACGAGACATGATTGGATAGCTAACTGTCCTTTAGCTGCTTGTGGTATTCTGTCTTTCAGGCGCAAATGAACATACGCGGACATAGTTCCACGAATTATTACCAGACATGAGATCCAAGAAGGTTGAGAAGGTGTTCACAcacaaaggaaaggaagaacaaagagaaaagataaAGGGAAAAAGGTAAAAGGAGAATGTTCACATCTTGGCACAGCTCAGTTGGTAGTATTAATATGAGAGACCCCAGTAGCTTCACCTTTTTTTCTGAGTGGCATCATATGAATATGCAATGCCTTTATTCATTGCATACTTTAGTGGCTAACAAGATTATATGCGCCGCCCTATATTCTCGTATCAgagttaaaataaataaataaaaaattcgaccGCGGCCACCACC is a window from the Rhodamnia argentea isolate NSW1041297 chromosome 8, ASM2092103v1, whole genome shotgun sequence genome containing:
- the LOC115728539 gene encoding binding partner of ACD11 1-like isoform X2 — its product is MYPGGYTAEITGLSPRSTEKDVYDFFAHCGAIEYIEIIRSGEYARTAHVTFKDAYALETALLLSGATIGDRHVGISRWGAFIDDSDPWNGSSKKSDDVTSVVATHAMPMVSSPSEAVTLAQEVVMTMMAKGYDLGKDALTKAKAFDDSHQVSSTAAAKVAELSDRMGLTDKITAGREVVRSVDEKYHISDITRSAVLATGTAAVVAATVTGEAAVSAAHAVVNSSYFSRGALWVSDVLNRVAKAASDLANHGGK
- the LOC115728539 gene encoding binding partner of ACD11 1-like isoform X1 — encoded protein: MYPGGYTAEITGLSPRSTEKDVYDFFAHCGAIEYIEIIRSGEYARTAHVTFKDAYALETALLLSGATIGDRHVGISRWGAFIDDSDPWNGSSKKSDDVTSVVVLNSSSRSDISEKIYFHGQATHAMPMVSSPSEAVTLAQEVVMTMMAKGYDLGKDALTKAKAFDDSHQVSSTAAAKVAELSDRMGLTDKITAGREVVRSVDEKYHISDITRSAVLATGTAAVVAATVTGEAAVSAAHAVVNSSYFSRGALWVSDVLNRVAKAASDLANHGGK